In Phyllopteryx taeniolatus isolate TA_2022b chromosome 5, UOR_Ptae_1.2, whole genome shotgun sequence, the DNA window AACAGGTGCGACCGCTTTCGGATCGCTGTCGCCCTGAGCCCAAATAACGTGCACAGCGAAGCCGTCTTTACAAGTAATAGAAGCGAAACTTACATGGCGCCCGTTTTGGAAGTGGATGTTTGTTTGGGAAAGCAAAGCATTGCAGATGCTCGTCTTCATCAAGCCTGACTGACCACTGAGAGTCTTCACATGCAGGCCACACCttcactttcacacacacacacctgcttgAAATACAGGGTGTCCAgtctttttgcaaaaaaaaaaaaaaatacaaaagcaaTTGGTGAGATATGTGAGAGTTCTACGTATTCAGTGGCTATCAAcgtttttaatgattttagagTGTGGTGTCAAACTTAAGGCCAAGGGGCCAGGTCCAGCCCTTTGCATgactttatgtggcccactaaagcacGTCTATGTCATGTTTCTTGCATTTCGGCTGAAAAACTTTcaaaattgcaattttcttcacttttttttttttttttaaccaaatccaattttaatataaattgaGCCACTGAAAGTTTtggttttattccattttgtcattttaagttTAGAAATGAATTAGAGAAAGATAATGTTCTAAATCAAGGTTTAATTCAGAAATTTGACATATAGGGGCAATCTATCATTAcacatggctttttttttttttttttaagcttgggTGCCAGTGCATCTGCATATTAGCATAACTGAATGTTCTTTCATGAAATTCTAGATTTGACATTTTGACCACTATTACACTAAACCTTTAAATCACTCATGCAAAATAAGGGATTTAGTCCACTCTAGTTAACAGCGCAAGTGAAAAAATGTTTCCTTTAGATACCACACTGTTTCTAATTTAATTTGGAAACACTTAAAAATTGCTTTGTGAGATAGTCACAACAgcccataactacaatgtggcccacaacAAAAGTTTGACACACAAGAGTAGTTCAGGTACACTGTTGATGGAATAGGTTCTGTTGaagagctacaaaaaaaaaaaaaaaaaaaaaaaaagacttagcAAAACTGCAGTATCAAATATGGACAACTAATCATAGTCATGTCAAGACATTTATGGAgatgaaatgtttaaaaaaactgcaGCTACTAATTTTGTAATCACATCGCCATGTTTGTAATAATTTGTGAAGAGACATTTACAAAACGTGGACAGTTTCTTTAACTGCTTTTATTAAATGTAGAATCCAGGAGGAGGGTTGGCAAATCCACCTTTTTTCTCTCTGGAGCAATACACAACAAAACATCATGATTGGGAttcttgctaaaaacaaatgcaTGATGACAGTGATGAGACATGCAGCAGGCGAGCACCCGTGGCTATCAGGCCTCTCCTTTAATCATGTACACTGTAAACACTATGGCACAGAGGCCGATGGCGCCGGGCTACTGGGATCATCTCCACAAGAACCCCGAAGCTGCTCCCTCAGAGCACGAGTGGCGTTGGCATACGCCTTCTCCATGATCATGCCCAGCAGCAGCTTCAGTATGGCTTTGGACGTGGGCGCCACATTGCATTTGTCCTTACAGCAGCAACTGTGCCTCGCCAGGAACTCCACCCCCATGTGGGAGACCACCTGGCTGGTGCCGCACAGCTGGGCGTCCAAGCAGCCCTGGGCGGACAGCACGTGGACCACGCCGTAGTAGCCCCTGGAGGTAGTGCAGCGCTGGCCTGGCGGGCACTCCGTGGTGATGTTGGGACACGGGGCCTCTTTAGGCTGCAACGGGCAGAAGTAACACAGGAGGCTGTCCCGCTGTCCCAAGGCTGAGAGGAACAGAACTGCAGCCATCATGACAGAAGtcagagtgaggctacaggaagAAATTGTCTGTGTTACTTGCCACACGTAACAGAAAGGTTCAAATAGTttgttcaaaataaagaaaattgacCAGACTGCTGATGTGTCACCTTTTCTGATTTTGACTCActgggccaaaaaaaaaaaaaaataaaaaataaaaattggttctatgtactgtacacaaaaaggcctatttttcttaaatgtcttcctaaatctgtgttagtgagcacttgTCCTTTGCCAAGATtatccatccacctcacaggtgcaGCAGATCAAGATGCTGACTAGATGGCATGATTGTACAGGTGTACCTCAGGGTGCTCACAATGAAAGGTCATTCTAAAATGtatagcaaaagaaaaaaataataaaaattgctcACTAAACAGATTCATCAACCATATTGGAGAAATAAGACTTTAACGTACAAAGAACAAGTCTTGAGAGCTTTTATCAAGaaaggaacaaaaacaagtgttgcatttataggcatgcatgaataaaaaaaaatttaactactGACAACATAACTCCCAAATTCCTAGCGTTGTCATTCAGAACTTGGTCAAATGTTGAACCATATCGCTCACTACACAAACATTGGAAGTAGCAAGCACATCCCTCACTCATTCTGTACTCTCGAACCAGTATATACGAATTTTGAGTAACCTATAcagtctaatattttttttttttttaaaacaacaactataCAATGAGTAGGGAAAGAACAGATGATTCCAATCATATATTACCGCTGCTTTCGTTGTGCTGCCATCTTTGTGTGAGAGGCCCCAGATGACAATGAAGATGAGCGTCCAAAATTTATACACCGACTGATTGCCAAGCAGAAACAGGTGTGCTTCTTTTTAACCCTCTTGTAGACGCCATTCAACGCAGGCTCAATTAACTCTTTGGGATTTTATTAATAGACACACGTAACAGCGTTCAACTCAAAGGGCGTGGGCAAACTTTTGCGTTCAAGAgtcatgtttgatttttaaaaacagatcGGTGAGGCCAGATCATTTATGGATCAGGTATGATCGATCGatcaatagatagatagatagatactttattcattcCGTGAGGGAAATTAGATATGTAAAATGGTGTAATGAAATAATGTTTGACTCTCAGTTTTACTTTATCTAGAATATATGTAGCTTGAATTTAATCACACTTAAATTGTTTAATAAAGCAAATCAATAAAACAAGTTAAATATGTCCAATTGTATAGGTTAcgaatatttaattttatttacaacaatCAAGCAGTTATTtgatgagataaatgaatacaaattatgtaaaaaaataaataataattaaccattaaataaaaagatctaaacatgtcaaatggtttattttactgACATCTCAAATGGCTTTGAGATttaaaaatgatacattttttgTGAACTAATTATTTCATAACAATAATtgtatgtacaaataaaaatgtttattttacaaatgctTTCATCCTATTTGCAATACATCAATGAATTCATCCGCTCTTCGCCGAACGTCACGCTGAACACGTGATAACTGACTTCCTACGTATGTGTACGTAACTTGGATTGATGGCACGATTGTTTGCAAAAATGTTGGTTTCCTTtgtggctggtgtcttcggacaaacgTTAAAAGCAtgaatatcatttatttatacaaatatgatacgATTCCTGTAAAGATGAACACAGtccattgtcatctttggtggctctgtggatacatcttgtgtttaaaaaaagatattgtaGCTGTTTTACAGTGGGTTGTGCATATACCGGATTACTTCATGAGATGAATGAATAGCAATTAATAAAAACTaccaattaatattttttttaatggaccaGTTatgaacaatatatattttttagtttcactaaatttttttattctgttatttacaatcaatcaatcaataataaataaataaaatcaatcatttaaaaaaatacattttaataaaccaGTTTGAAGGGAGGAAAAATAgtaatttttatatataaaaaaaaatatatatatatatatatattcatgagagcggcaatatatatatatatatatatatatatatatatatatatatattgccgcTCTCATGAATGATTTAAATGTTCGGAGGCCGGATTAACATGGGGCACACTTTGGCCACTTCTGATTTAACTCAaattaggcattcatagtatgTGCTAACGGCGCCATCTAGTGTCTATTGGTGCACATGCAGTACATGGACAACCCTAATTGGACTTCAGGCCAGGCCACATACAGGGAGTCAAAAGTTTTCTTGATAAGCTTTTCTTCAAGTTGCTGGAGTGTCGTTTCATTCAGACGGCAATTTGGAATGTCATAATATTgtgatttattaaaataatacgtttattattgtggttgcagttgCACTACATCCTATTGAGAGATGTTACTAATACTTGACTGTCATGTTGATGGATGTTGTATTATGTGTAATATATGGACATAACATTATGTCTaaatatgcactttttttttataatacattgtaaatgtaaatgtcaaatgTAATGGAAGTTTTTTATGCAGCTTTTGTATTAGATTTTTGATCCAAGTGGTCATTTTGTTGTGAGCACACGCTATCGTCCACTAGTTATTGATATGAGTGACCTTGTTTACATACATTCAGCTCTTGGTGACTAGTGTACCGTCCTCCCAATGGTGGTCTTCATCTGCAGGATCGTAGCTGTACACTGAAATCAGCCGGTGGCGCAGATCATCTAATCTGACACAACAATCCACACAATGAGGCATGGATATTCTAAATAGTCAAACATAAGGATTGTGATTCAAGCCAGTAAAAATCTTACCTCAACCTCCTCTTGATAAACAGAACCCGAGGGTGAGCACAGCACTGCCGCAGTCATGTGATTGAcaaagagaagaggaagaaaggTAGATctggggtcaccaaccttttggaAACTGAGTGCTCCTTCTTCGGTAATGCATAGGGCTACCAGCGTAGGCATTTGTAGGCTGTTTTAGGTGGTGCTGAAGTCCCGTTTAAAATGAATCTCGGCACCCATAAAATTTGAGAGGTAAAAATGTGGGTTTATtttcaaacaacctagaaatGTGGAAAACCACAGTGCTTGGTTGTAACGTAATATTTAAgcaatacataaataaacaccCTCCGCCATTGCCTCGAAAATGGTTTGTTCCTGCGTTTGTATCCCATTTTGGGGGTTGGTGAACCACCCCTAAACCTCTCATCCGAGAATTGCCccgggctaccagtttgatacatttAATTGTGTTAGTAATGAATGATATGCATCCACGTGAAAACACTGATCATGTTCATGATtcttcacaataattatcaacgaTTTAACAAGAAATGAGACAGATGAATATCAATAAGTAAAACTTTGGGCTCCAGTTGTGTAGGCTGTCCAATGTGTACCGGAGCACAAATTGTGGGATATTTTGGTTTTCATACAAGTGCAAGGCTCACTGGTAGACTGGTCTTGGCCAAGATGGGCATACCGACGcaacgagggtgtgtcctttgacatcagCCCAGAACacgtgacaatttggtgactgaAACTTACACCTTGCTCAGAGCATGGCTAATTTGTGGTGCAACGTAGACCACTGGGCCAatgcaattttggtgaatttgttcAAAGTGCAGGCAAACAGATACACGAGCGCCACAGACATGagatttcattcataaatacaaccccaattccaatgttgtgttgaacataaataaaaacagaatacaatgatttgcaaatcatgttcaacctatatttaattgaatacactacaaagacaagatatttcatgttcaaactggtaaacttgattgtttttagcaaataatcattaactcagaattttatggctgcaacacattccaaaaaagctgggacagggtcatgtttagcattgtgttacatcacgctttcttttaaaaacattcaataaacgtttgggaactgaggacagtaattgttgaagcttagtaggtggaattctttcccattcttgcttgatgtacagcttcagctgttcaacagtccggggtctctgttgtcgtattttacgcttcataatgcaccacacattttcaatgggagacaggtctggactgcaggcaggccagtctagtacccgcacgcttttactacgaagccacgctgttgtaacacgtgcagaatttggtttggcattgtcttgctgaaataagcaggggcgtccatgacaaagacgttgcttggatggcagcatgtttctccaaaacctgtatgtacctttcagcattaatgttgccttcacagatgtgtaagttacccatgtcattggcactaacatagccccataccatcacagatgctggcttttgaactttgcttccataacagtccgaatggttcttttcctctttgccccggaggacacgatgtccacaatctccaaaaacaatttgaaatgtggactcgtcagaccacagaacacttttccactttgcatcaatccatcttagatgagctcgggccccgagaagccggcggcgtttctgggggtttttgataaatggcttttgctttgcatagtagagtttcaagttgcacttacggatgtagcgccgaacagtatttactgacattggttttctgaagtgttcctgagcccgtgtggtgatatcctttaaacattgatgtcggtttttgatgcagtgccgcctgagggatcgaaggtcacgggcattcaatgttggtttgcggccttgccgcttacatgcagtgatttctccagattctctgaaccttttgatgatattatggaccgtagatgatgaaatccctaaattccttgcaattgtacattgaggaacattgtccttaaactgttcaactattttctcaagcacttgttcacaaagaggtgacaaacaataaagtttatcagtttgcacatgaaatatcttgtctttgtagtgtattcaattaaatatatgttgaacatgatttgcaaatcattgtattcagtttttatttatgtttaactcaatgtcccaacttcattggaattggggctgtataTGAACAGCATGGAtcgaaccctctgaatcattttagaaatgaattatttgaacacattattATGATCATCATGATTGTTTATCGGAGCGCTGGGGGATGGAAATGAAGAATCATTGGAGGGTATATATATCATTAATGTCCGCACACATATTTTCGTACCGCCGCCGGCTTTTCACCAGCTGATTCAGTATTTAATGAGGGTACCCGCTAACATTCAATTCTTCAGTCAATTTACGAATCGTTGACTCCTCTACCGAATACAGAAACAGCTCCATGTGGGAGTATATTTGCAGCGCTTttaaaaagaatgaaagaaGCCGGTTTGATGGGATGGGTTTGCACTCGGCTGTGGTGATGCCCACACCAGCGCAGACGGCCCATTTTGAAAGCGCTGCGGTATGCCGGTCCACGAAACTACCAAAACCGGGTCTAGCCCGCCTCCTCGCAGAGTTACGCCATGGGCGGAGCTGTATTAGTgctagtcacgaaaatagagcccttgttttttataaatctctgcaagtgtttacatttttagatGATCACGTTTCCATCATTCCTAGGAAATCGCAATGCATGTCCCATCACTAGTGAGCTATTTTTTGAACGGGCCAGCTGGCTGACATTCTGATATAGATCGTTAGAATATGTATTGAAGGGTAGAATACCAACAATGTTGGATGACTACGTACTGTAGATCGTCCTGTGGAGAGAGGTAGTGCTGTGTCAAAATATTGTGCCAACTTTAACCTGTTTAATAGCATTCCTGAGGGAGGAGTGGAGGTCAGCTAGTCTCATGCTTTGTTTACATACAAGCAAAGGAAGCTATTGCGTGTGTCATTTTAGGAATTTCCCACTTCAATTGTTTGAGCGTTTGAATTTCCcttctcattaaaacattaataATATAAACCACATCAAGCTCCTTTTCCAGTCACAAGTTCCAATATTCGGTACACCAACGCCATCTAGAAGTATCCAGTACAAGACAGTAATTATTTTTGACACACAGAGGTAGCATTGCCAGACTGAAGAAATCCTTCCGTACCCATGCCACACAGCTTTTTAATTTCCCCCCTGAGAAGGAAAGGCTAATATCATTCCCTCAACTGTCAATATTTAGCAGGTTCCCCCTGAAGCATGCACCTCGTTCTCCATGTTCAGACTGCCCTGGAATAATTGCCTGTATTGAATTCTAttacaaaaacacttttatagCTACTATGTTTAATCTGGCTGTCTGGGTAGCTAGCAAGACAGTCTTTGGAACTATTTACAGGTTATTtccgagatgttttttttagggggaaatTGTTTAGTTTCTTTGTTGTTAGACCAAGTAATTTGCCATTTTGAAGGCTTAAAACCGAGTGCCCTGCCTATAGTATATACTTTCCCCCCACTGTCATAATGTCTTTCCTCCAGGAGAGAGCTTGTCGTCATCGGTGCGGTCCACGTGAGAGGGAAGCCACGAGGAAAGTTCATCCAGTGGGAGGAGTAAATGCATGAGTGTCACCGGCGAATGTTCAGGTCTAACTCGCTGAGCATGATGGCCTCAATTTACAAGAAACACGGGACCACGACATCATCTCTAATGGTAGGTCACTTATAACTCAAACTCAAACTGTTTACATATGATTTGCATTTAGAGCACATTTTGATCACTTTTTACGTGTTTATTGACACCACACAAGTGCGTAATAGAATTAAACTACATTTGTGAGTTTGAGTAAGCGTCGTTCCTTTATAGCCATAAGGCTCAGTATTGtgattgttgtgtttttccatTAAGGTTGTCACGTTTGGCTTGTGTACCTACAAAGTCCTGAGACTTTGTGGCACGCCGCGCATTTCCTGTTAAGATTTGAAAGGCTGTTAATGATTAGATTCAACCCAAAGCTTCAGTCGCATACACTGCTCACTACAaagtgaacctaaaatgcactacaacCTTTACAAGTTAATTCCATTATACCTTATGTAGACTCCTAATTTCAAATGTCTAActgttttcttttaaactttCTATTGTCTAAGTTGTTTGAGTCATTAATCGAACAATACATTTCCTTGTTCAATTACAATTGCTATTTACACAATCTTCTCCATcgtgctgttcacattttgacatcttgaGACCAAGACAACACCAGACCATTGATCAACAGTACAGGATGTTCTAAGAAGGAAGTGACAATTGAGCTTCGAGTGTCATCAGCAGATTGTGGcaaagagactggaagagtcacagaaaaacATAGAAGTGGACGCCTTAGGAAATTTTCTTGGATCAAATAccttttgtgaattttgctgttcagccaAAAGTACCGGTACTGAAACATGAAACAGTTGGACGAGTGCTTTCATAGGTTGACAGAAGGTCATAATAAATtgttatagtgcatttcacCTGAAGCTAAAGATCCCTATCTTTCTATGAGTAGTGTAAGCCTATGCTGCCATTTCTTGCAGGCTGTCCCGTTGTGACGTGACACGCTGCAGCATCAAGACGCACTCGAGCTACAATGCGATGGATCCTCGTGGACCGCAACCAGGACCACCCCCTTTGCCAGCACGTAGAGTGCTCCACAGACAAAATGCAAACAACAACCTCTCCACGACTTTGACAGAGACTGACTTTGACACTCATCTTTACGAAGAGATCGACATTATTGTGGAAAATAAACAATCGTTCGAGAACAGGTTGCCTCATTCGAAATCCCAGTCCGACCCGCAGGCCGACGGCCGAGAACATCCTAACGGTGCTCAGCAAGGAACGCACAGGCCTCTCCGACCTCGTCGTATCGCCCCTCCGGTCCCGAGTGCAAGCGCGCCAAGCGGACAGGACCGCATTTCCCCACCTATACCCCCCAGGAAGCACGTACCCCTTGGCCACAACAAAACCAGGTTCTCCTGTGACCTGACTGTCCCTGTCCACAAATTGACCCGCTCCAACACACTACCAGATGACCTGGTGAGTACCTGCCACAGTTTTTCCATCTTGGCGAGGAGGTAAAATTGTCAGTGTGAAGGCCTAAACGATTGTTTTCAACCCTAGGATAAATGGGTCATCAAACTGACAGATACGCCTGAAGGCAGCACCAGAGTGATGGCTTCATTCTGTCAAGCCACATCCAAGTAAGACGATGCCGGATATACGAGCCATAAaatactgtgcaaaagtcttggGCTACCACTaggtttgttgttttaatgcatAGTCATAAATCCAGTTCGATTACCCGAGAATACACTTTCCACAAAGCTTTGTAAAGGGCTGGCACGTGAGCCAACGAGACAATGACCA includes these proteins:
- the LOC133477936 gene encoding protein Bouncer-like encodes the protein MAAQRKQRLTLTSVMMAAVLFLSALGQRDSLLCYFCPLQPKEAPCPNITTECPPGQRCTTSRGYYGVVHVLSAQGCLDAQLCGTSQVVSHMGVEFLARHSCCCKDKCNVAPTSKAILKLLLGMIMEKAYANATRALREQLRGSCGDDPSSPAPSASVP